The stretch of DNA GTATTGCTACCAACACTAAATCCATGAGGTtggaaggaatgaaaatataggaataggaatgagaatggaaataagaatagaatagaataaaaaaaattattaattttttttatgttgcaCTGGATTGGTCATTCTttccatttcaaaatggaatagtcattccaccgatactttaaaatgtaatcaaacaaagaaatgaaataaaaatagttttctttctattctattttttttacctccaaccaaacgccacctagtTTTAGTTTTATGAACCTGTGTTGGACCTGTGTTGTTTAGAAATGAGAGTGTTCATGCtcagaattttaaataattttagtatTCACCCTTCGGTTTCCCTAGTGGACAACATTCAAATATTTTGCTTGACAGTGTTATAGCAGAACTATATAGACAACAATTGCTCACCTACCATCTGAAGATGACCATACTTTTATGATGTCTTAGTGGACCAGAGCTGAGGTACAACTACATAATGCTGGAAGAAGGAACTTTCGTCCATATCATTTCATTCAATGCATCTTTCTCCTCATTTTCTATGAACTCAAATGTACATAGAATCTTTCTACTGCCTCTCAAGCCTTATTATGCATGTCAATTGTAGTTGGAAATTTTGCCTAGAAAAATTTGTTAATATGAGAATATGATAAATAATGCGTTGTAAAGGCTAAAGTGGTATGTATATGAATGACTCTGTTCAATCGTTTTGTTTGCTTGCTTTGTGTCTATATGCGAtgcagaaaaagaaagaaaagaaaagtgaGGTATTAATAGTCTTGGCCGGTGAGAAATATGATAATGGAGCTGCCTTAAAATGTATCGTTCCCTCATTAGTTTTGTTTGATGCTCTTTTCTacaaaatcaaatatttgtcTTCTGCGAAACAGAGATTAGAGAAAAACAAGCGTTTGTTGTTTTTGGTTCTCTAGAAGTGTCAGAGAGGGTCCCCCATGTACCTCCTGCAATCACCATGTTCGGATACAACCTTCCATTATGGAAAATGGGCaaagaaataaaaagaagaagagcCTTAAACTCGTATCAATTTTGAATTGTAAAGTGATCTAAAGTTTTCGACAATGCTTTGACTTTTTGGGCAGAATCTAATAATGGGTATTGGGTAGAGTACCTCACTAATTTAACACGAACTCCCTATTGATTATTAAATTCTACAATGATTAAGtttgtattattattgttgttgctgttgtaattgttattgtttattcaattttttcgaTGACTCTTTGCTCAGGGAAAACATTATTATATGTTCCTAGTCAAAACAGCACACCCATTTTCCATATCTTCCATCACCACGACAACAAATCAGGCCCATTAATTCCACCTCATAAGGTTGTTGATTATTAAATCACACTCCTTTGGCTGGAGTGCCTTGGATTTTAACTTATGattttaaagaattcttttaaatattagtactattaattaatttgaaggGAGTGAATTAACAACACCATCCAAACTGCTAAATTTTAACAATGGGATAGTCAAACGTAGACTAAAAACATCAAAATACATGTCAGTTGaccaaaaaaaaacacaaaaaaactgGTCAAATTCTCCTGAGAAGTGAAAAGTCCCTATCATTATTATCTTAGAAACTGGGCTTGGGCTGTCAATGTGAGGAGTAACGTGCAGTTGAACAGAGGCCCAGTACTGCAGCCGCACCAAATGGATACTTTTCTGTTTGACCAACTTAATTTaagctttaaaaaaaaaatacagttgaTGCCAAATGGATATGGAAATCAATGCAAATGAAAGCGAGCACGACTCTACTTGCTTGAACTGGTCCTACAACACTTTATTAAAAATGTTATAATGATTGAATTCTGCAACTAATACATAGTATTTTCTTCTTAAGATAACAATCTAAAGATTCAAAAACCTCTTTTGAGTCAAAAACCTCTGCCTGCAAATGAAGAAAAGTCCAATTCCCTATAGCCCTCAGTTAAACCAAAATTATCAATTCTCCAAATCCAAACATGGGGATGACAGGAATGAATCTAAGAAAAAAGGCCAAAGTTCTCAATCTGCCCTTAGTTATATCAGGGCTGCAGCTAAGAAATTTGCTGGAATTATCACATTGGCTTTTCTCTTCAAACAAAGCAAGGCCAGCTTAAAAGCCACTAATAATGGCCAATTCAGAGGAGTTTCCAGTAAGTTACCCTTCATTTGTTCCCAATTTTAAAgggttcttcatttttttttttctatagtaAAAGGGGTTGGAtcttattaatcaattcatGTAACAAAACTGTTACATTTGTTTCAACGTTTTAGATTGATTGAATTGGTCTAATGGTGCAGTTGTAAGGATCTGCAGGCCAATAATTAAATTCTCCTATTATTGTGTTTTGCAGCTCCTAGTGATATTTCAACAGGAAGCTATAGCAGAAATTCATCATCAAAATACAGATTATCTGAGTCATATGGCTCTAATGGTGGCGCCGCGAGTGGAAAGATTGGGACACCCAATTTCACTTTTGCAGAGATTAATAAGGCAACCCAGAAATTTTCTCTGGCAAATAAACTAGGTGAGGGTGGATTTGGAGCAGTGTACAAGGGGTTACTTCAAAATGGTACATTGATAGCTGTAAAACGTGCTAAGAAGGTAGATTTTGTTAGCaaacactttatattttttttaatttttcctcATAATTTGTACACTTCTTAAATCATGGTTAGAAGCTTATAGGGATAAAGATCATTTGCTCATCAGTAAGTATTGATGATTTGCATCAATCTTTGACTGTTGCAGAAAACATATGACAGGGCTATATCAGCTGAATTCAGTAATGAAATTTTAACCCTTTCTACTATTGAGCATATGAATTTGGTGAGGCTATATGGATATTTGGAGCATGAAGATGAGAGGATCATTGTGGTTGAATATGTTGGCAATGGGACACTAAGGGAACATTTAGATGGTAAGTctgcatatatataaatatatccaTATTATATATGTAGTAAGACTTTAAATACAAACTTCAGAAACCAATCCACACAGGTAACTGTATTTGGGAGCTTTTAGGATGGTTTAGATGGAGAACCAATCTTCCTGCTGTATTTGTTTTCATTAATCTCAGGTTTGTATGGTCAAATAGTCCAAAGGGTCATCAGAGGAAAACTTTGTAGTATTTTTAACCATTGCACTTTTTTTGATAAGAGCAAATCTTGTTCAAAATGAAGGTAAACGTGGGGATGGACTAGAAATGGCCGAGCGTCTAG from Cannabis sativa cultivar Pink pepper isolate KNU-18-1 chromosome 2, ASM2916894v1, whole genome shotgun sequence encodes:
- the LOC115720635 gene encoding calmodulin-binding receptor-like cytoplasmic kinase 2, yielding MKKSPIPYSPQLNQNYQFSKSKHGDDRNESKKKGQSSQSALSYIRAAAKKFAGIITLAFLFKQSKASLKATNNGQFRGVSTPSDISTGSYSRNSSSKYRLSESYGSNGGAASGKIGTPNFTFAEINKATQKFSLANKLGEGGFGAVYKGLLQNGTLIAVKRAKKKTYDRAISAEFSNEILTLSTIEHMNLVRLYGYLEHEDERIIVVEYVGNGTLREHLDGKRGDGLEMAERLDIATDVAHAVTYLHMYTDPPIIHRDIKASNILITEKLRAKVADFGFARRTAEQETDATHISTQVKGTAGYLDPEYLRTYQLTDKSDVYSFGVLLVELMTGRQPIETKKPDSERLTLRWAMQKLKHGEPVLAMDPRLRRNPASNMALERVLKLAQECVAPLRNSRPSMKKCGEVLWEIRKEFREKAFPPHPPPTSHHSSNFPQGDPRFTRHITFGIEDDSYKFISA